From a single Adhaeribacter swui genomic region:
- a CDS encoding DUF2851 family protein, which produces MKSTNLFKEDFLHYVWQQQYFDKTGLVTTQNKAVVVLKPGYYNTDAGPDFTNARLRIGSEEWNGSVEIHVFASDWEKHTHQNDPKYNQVVLHVVWDNDKPVHRADGSEIPTLALRGRVPLHLINTYQQFLTNRHEIPCRPFAPEVPSLIKTSMQERVRMERLDEKAGRVLALLAQTGNNWEETCYAWLLSNFGFKINQVGMQRLAALLPYAVLRRHQHHLPTLEALILGQAGFLNLDTPDEYVRPLQQEFKYLRHKYSLAPGLHRADWNFLRLRPANFPPVRLAQFAALLHQHVHLFSDLLAANSFKEWQAYFEAKPSAYWQNHVIPGQESTRAPKGMGKSSIDLLLINAVAPLLVAYGRYKNDEVYVDKAIALLEQLPPEDNRITRLYTDLDFYHKTAADSQALLQLNQHYCVPRQCLHCRIGNYILKQNPLAQ; this is translated from the coding sequence GTGAAATCAACCAATCTTTTTAAAGAAGATTTTCTGCATTATGTGTGGCAGCAACAATATTTTGATAAAACCGGTTTAGTTACTACTCAAAACAAGGCCGTGGTGGTGCTAAAACCCGGTTATTATAACACTGATGCCGGCCCGGATTTTACGAATGCCCGCCTGCGGATTGGCTCCGAAGAATGGAATGGCAGCGTTGAAATACACGTATTTGCCTCGGACTGGGAAAAACACACGCACCAAAACGACCCGAAATACAACCAGGTAGTTTTACACGTAGTCTGGGATAACGACAAACCGGTACATCGGGCTGATGGAAGTGAAATTCCAACGTTAGCATTACGCGGGCGTGTTCCGCTACATTTAATTAATACTTACCAGCAATTTTTAACTAACCGCCACGAAATTCCGTGCCGGCCTTTTGCCCCCGAAGTACCTAGTTTGATTAAAACCAGCATGCAGGAACGCGTCCGGATGGAACGTCTCGACGAAAAAGCCGGTCGGGTATTAGCCTTGCTGGCGCAAACGGGAAATAACTGGGAGGAAACTTGTTATGCCTGGCTGCTGAGTAACTTTGGTTTTAAAATTAACCAGGTAGGTATGCAGCGATTGGCCGCTCTGTTACCATATGCGGTGTTGCGTCGCCACCAACACCACTTACCAACTCTCGAAGCCTTAATTTTGGGGCAAGCCGGATTTTTAAATTTAGATACGCCAGACGAATACGTGCGGCCGTTACAGCAGGAATTTAAATACTTGAGGCACAAATACAGTTTGGCTCCCGGTCTGCACCGAGCAGATTGGAATTTTTTGCGGCTGCGGCCGGCTAATTTTCCGCCGGTACGTTTGGCTCAGTTTGCCGCCTTGTTGCATCAGCACGTGCATTTGTTTTCGGATTTGCTGGCGGCTAATTCTTTTAAAGAGTGGCAAGCTTATTTCGAGGCAAAACCATCCGCTTACTGGCAAAATCACGTTATTCCGGGCCAAGAATCTACCCGGGCACCAAAAGGAATGGGTAAAAGCAGCATTGACTTGTTATTGATAAATGCGGTAGCGCCTTTACTGGTAGCATACGGAAGATACAAAAACGACGAAGTTTACGTGGACAAAGCCATTGCTTTACTGGAACAGTTACCTCCGGAAGATAACCGCATTACCCGCTTGTACACCGATTTAGATTTCTACCATAAAACAGCCGCCGATTCGCAGGCCTTGCTGCAGTTAAACCAGCATTACTGCGTGCCCCGGCAATGTTTGCATTGCCGCATCGGTAATTATATTTTAAAACAAAATCCGTTAGCCCAATGA